In one window of Macrobrachium rosenbergii isolate ZJJX-2024 chromosome 27, ASM4041242v1, whole genome shotgun sequence DNA:
- the LOC136853561 gene encoding centrosomal protein 43-like, translating to MSVEEEDTSLKDLVTKTLQNNGVLGKIQAQLRASVFLALEEEFKDKNVPLVSPSVKQLLATREGALAAALVQDFLQSLNLDFSLSVFAPESGHSALWNFPGKDAVKKDLKLDTKKGDGPLLLEILRERESPRLSKNEEPKKQPENQLNSIPPLKTGKPLNSPLPPLNDSKALPQLKKLPLDIMEQNEAELKKLPLGMSKTDEEMANGDDKEHNSLDSQSGENTDRTITNSKSLEDENGESEGSVGGGEKRYEEDFSSMSDKGGHEEEEEEEEEEEEEEEIEEDEDIEEDISDLINSSISVGSDHTKDQTLSQASDVPNYQETL from the exons ATGTCCGTCGAGGAGGAAGACACATCCCTGAAGGATCTAGTGACGAAGACTCTCCAAAATAACGGAGTCCTTGGGAAAATACAG gcacAATTACGAGCTAGTGTTTTTCTGGCGTTAGAAGAAGAATTCAAGGAT AAAAACGTGCCATTAGTCAGTCCATCAGTTAAGCAGCTTCTCGCAACAAGGGAAGGGGCCCTGGCAGCAGCTTTGGTACAAGATTTTCTTCAGTCTCTGAACCTTGATTTTTCCTTATCTGTGTTTGCTCCAGAGTCAGGACACTCAGCATTGTGGAACTTCCCTGGGAAGGATGCTGTGAAGAAAGATTTGAAATTAGATACAAAGAAAG GTGATGGCCCTCTTCTTCTTGAGATTCTGAGGGAAAGAGAGTCACCAAGACTATCAAAG AATGAAGAGCCCAAGAAGCAGCCTGAGAACCAGTTGAACAGCATACCACCACTTAAAACTGGAAAACCATTGAATTCTCCTCTGCCTCCGTTGAATGACTCCAAGGCATTACCCCAGTTAAAGAAATTACCCCTAGATATAATGGAACAAAATGAAGCAGAATTAAAGAAACTACCTTTAGGCATGTCAAAAACAGATGAAGAGATGGCAAACGGAGATGATAAAGAACACAACTCATTAGACTCACAAAGTGGAGAAAACACcgacag AACTATCACAAATTCAAAATCACTTGAAGATGAAAATGGTGAGAGTGAAGGGTCTGTTGGAG GTGGTGAAAAGCGCTACGAAGAGGATTTTTCATCAATGAGTGACAAAGGGGGccacgaagaagaggaagaggaggaggaggaggaggaagaggaagaggagatagAGGAAGATGAGGACATTGAGGAAGATATTTCAGACTTAATTAACTCGAGCATATCAGTT ggTTCTGATCACACTAAAGACCAGACATTATCTCAGGCGAGCGATGTTCCTAATTATCAGGAGACCCTGTGA